From Halomicrobium salinisoli, the proteins below share one genomic window:
- a CDS encoding 1,4-dihydroxy-2-naphthoate polyprenyltransferase — MSTAEVSKRRAWVMAARPQTLPAGSAPVIVGAGLALHDGVFAPLPWLAALAGALLIQVGTNFANDYYDFVNGADTEDREGFTRVTAGGLIPPGQVKLAMIGTYGLAMAVGLYLVAVGGLPILVVGLSSIIAGVLYTGGPYPYGYRGLGDLFVFVYFGLVAVTGTYYVQWVVENGVGAFPTGLPTGLPVVEPLLASLPAAALSTCILVVNNVRDRETDAATGKRTLAVMLGYRWSRVEFLSLVVLSYAVPVAFALDPDYGAWALAPLASLPLAASVSRTVLTRTDGDALNPALERVGQTLFAHSLLFAAGLAAPALL, encoded by the coding sequence ATGAGCACTGCCGAGGTGTCGAAGCGACGCGCCTGGGTGATGGCCGCTCGTCCGCAGACGCTGCCGGCCGGGAGCGCGCCGGTGATCGTCGGGGCGGGCCTGGCGCTCCACGACGGCGTCTTCGCCCCGCTCCCCTGGCTGGCGGCGCTCGCGGGCGCGCTGCTGATCCAGGTGGGAACGAACTTCGCGAACGACTACTACGACTTCGTCAACGGCGCCGACACCGAGGACCGCGAGGGGTTCACGCGGGTGACCGCCGGCGGGCTGATCCCGCCCGGACAGGTCAAACTCGCCATGATCGGGACCTACGGGCTGGCGATGGCCGTCGGGCTCTACCTCGTGGCCGTCGGCGGCCTGCCGATCCTCGTCGTGGGCCTGTCGAGCATCATCGCCGGCGTCCTCTACACCGGCGGCCCGTACCCCTACGGCTACCGCGGCCTGGGCGACCTCTTCGTGTTCGTCTACTTCGGCCTCGTCGCCGTGACGGGCACCTACTACGTCCAGTGGGTCGTCGAGAACGGCGTCGGCGCGTTCCCGACCGGGCTCCCGACGGGGCTCCCCGTGGTCGAACCGCTCCTTGCGAGCCTCCCGGCGGCGGCCCTCTCGACGTGCATCCTCGTGGTCAACAACGTCCGCGACCGCGAGACCGACGCCGCGACCGGCAAGCGGACCCTGGCCGTCATGCTGGGCTACCGCTGGAGCCGCGTCGAGTTCCTGTCGCTGGTCGTCCTCTCCTACGCCGTCCCCGTCGCGTTCGCCCTCGACCCCGACTACGGCGCGTGGGCGCTGGCGCCGCTGGCCTCGCTGCCGCTGGCCGCCTCGGTCTCGCGGACGGTCCTGACCCGCACCGACGGCGACGCGCTCAACCCGGCCCTGGAGCGCGTCGGCCAGACGCTGTTCGCCCACTCCCTGCTGTTCGCCGCCGGACTGGCGGCCCCAGCACTGCTATGA
- a CDS encoding cation:proton antiporter has translation MVETYHLAYVILGLAIFGAAVLPRLLSHRPLSLPIIYVAGGYALFSLPHGVGPPDMVGNSGVVEVLTELVVIIALMGAGLKIDRPFSWRGWSVTWRLLAVVMPLTIAATVLLGYWVIGLQVATALLLGAVIAPTDPVLAADIESGPPLTELEEEEASGEEPEDVQEHSVRFALSSEAGLNDGLAFPFTNLAILLAAASAPAGFAWLTEWTLYYVLYKIVVGVVAGIVLGYLGGVVIFRLPASSRVAEAMAGAEALSGTLIIYGLTEAVGGYGFIAVFVGALVVRQFEWKHHYYRTLNDFAVMVERLLMAVVLVLFGGAVAGGLLRPLTWTGIGVGLAILLLVRPIAGAIGLWGSDLAWPSRLVIGSYGIRGIGSFYYLSYALNEATFEEFELVIAADRLWALLGFVVLASILLHGVTASAVMDAFERWEDRRQAEAAADSGGAGPGFEGPEEGE, from the coding sequence ATGGTCGAGACCTACCACCTCGCCTACGTCATCCTCGGGCTCGCCATATTCGGCGCGGCCGTCCTCCCGCGGCTCCTGAGTCACCGGCCGCTGTCGCTGCCGATCATCTACGTCGCCGGCGGGTACGCCCTGTTCTCGCTCCCCCACGGCGTGGGGCCGCCGGACATGGTCGGCAACTCCGGGGTCGTGGAGGTCCTGACGGAACTGGTCGTCATCATCGCGCTGATGGGCGCGGGGCTGAAGATAGACCGCCCGTTCTCCTGGCGCGGCTGGAGCGTGACCTGGCGGCTCCTGGCGGTCGTGATGCCGCTGACCATCGCCGCCACCGTCCTGCTGGGGTACTGGGTCATCGGCCTGCAGGTCGCGACGGCGCTCCTCCTGGGGGCCGTCATCGCGCCCACCGACCCGGTCCTGGCCGCGGACATCGAGTCCGGACCGCCGCTGACCGAGCTCGAGGAGGAGGAAGCGTCCGGCGAGGAGCCCGAGGACGTCCAGGAGCACTCGGTCAGGTTCGCGCTCAGCTCCGAGGCCGGACTGAACGACGGCCTGGCCTTCCCCTTTACGAACCTGGCCATCCTCCTGGCCGCGGCGTCCGCACCGGCCGGGTTCGCCTGGCTGACCGAGTGGACGCTGTACTACGTCCTCTACAAGATCGTCGTCGGCGTGGTCGCCGGGATCGTCCTCGGCTACCTCGGCGGCGTCGTCATCTTCAGGCTACCCGCCTCCTCGCGGGTCGCCGAGGCGATGGCCGGCGCGGAGGCGCTCTCGGGCACGCTGATCATCTACGGTCTGACGGAGGCGGTCGGCGGATACGGGTTCATCGCCGTCTTCGTCGGCGCGCTCGTCGTCCGCCAGTTCGAGTGGAAGCACCACTACTACCGGACGCTCAACGACTTCGCCGTCATGGTCGAGCGACTGCTGATGGCCGTCGTCCTCGTGCTGTTCGGCGGCGCCGTCGCCGGCGGCCTCCTGCGGCCGCTGACGTGGACCGGGATCGGCGTCGGACTGGCGATCCTGCTGCTCGTGCGGCCGATCGCGGGCGCCATCGGCCTGTGGGGCTCCGACCTCGCGTGGCCGTCACGGCTCGTGATCGGCTCCTACGGGATCCGCGGGATCGGCTCCTTTTACTACCTCTCCTACGCCCTCAACGAGGCGACCTTCGAGGAGTTCGAACTCGTCATCGCGGCCGACCGGCTGTGGGCGCTGCTGGGCTTCGTCGTGCTCGCCTCGATACTCCTCCACGGGGTCACCGCCAGCGCCGTGATGGACGCCTTCGAGCGCTGGGAGGACCGCCGGCAGGCGGAGGCGGCAGCGGACAGCGGCGGCGCCGGTCCCGGATTCGAGGGACCGGAGGAAGGGGAGTGA
- a CDS encoding helix-turn-helix domain-containing protein, with the protein MKSLRLVLRHSAETIHPMHAFVCESPAVDREVFLEGRVHEGVETALTYVEGDREAYEAALQSRIDAEDYDVTPAGEEGFFLYVRQELDDAGQLLFDAFAQETLVIASPVEFRSDRTMRLTVVGHPDDLQAMLDALPEGVDADVRSIGDYGTKVGTALTDRQREALATAWDAGYYEVPRTAGIEDVADELDLAVSTVSDLLRRAESRLVAEALDEPR; encoded by the coding sequence GTGAAGTCGCTCAGGCTCGTGCTCCGCCACTCGGCGGAGACAATCCACCCGATGCACGCGTTCGTCTGCGAGTCGCCGGCGGTGGACCGCGAGGTGTTCCTCGAGGGGCGCGTCCACGAGGGCGTCGAGACGGCGCTGACGTACGTCGAAGGGGACCGCGAGGCGTACGAGGCGGCCCTGCAGTCCCGCATCGACGCCGAGGACTACGACGTCACGCCCGCCGGAGAGGAGGGCTTCTTCCTCTACGTCCGGCAGGAACTCGACGACGCCGGCCAGTTGCTGTTCGACGCCTTCGCCCAGGAGACGCTCGTCATCGCCTCGCCCGTCGAGTTCCGCTCCGATCGGACGATGCGACTGACCGTGGTCGGCCACCCCGACGACCTCCAGGCGATGCTGGACGCGCTCCCCGAGGGCGTCGACGCGGACGTCCGTTCCATCGGGGACTACGGGACGAAAGTAGGGACGGCGCTGACTGACCGGCAGCGAGAGGCGCTGGCGACGGCGTGGGACGCGGGGTACTACGAGGTCCCCCGGACGGCCGGCATCGAGGACGTCGCAGACGAACTCGACCTCGCCGTCTCGACGGTCTCCGATCTGCTGCGGCGGGCGGAGTCGCGGCTCGTGGCGGAGGCGCTGGACGAGCCGCGGTGA
- a CDS encoding DUF7548 family protein: MDALRLAPTVGIVASLSVLVALMAPFLAIEQGSAVGTYYGAGAVNGLSVGLFAGVALVAFAAGREGRSPPDTVAGVTIVLGLFATVLALLWALTVPRSLVTQLSTATWIDGHRWLVAALALVIPAAAGWYARAQRLI; encoded by the coding sequence ATGGACGCCCTGCGGCTCGCCCCGACCGTCGGCATCGTCGCCTCGCTGTCCGTCCTCGTCGCGCTCATGGCCCCGTTCCTCGCGATCGAGCAGGGCAGCGCCGTCGGCACCTACTACGGCGCCGGCGCCGTCAACGGCCTCTCCGTTGGGCTGTTCGCCGGCGTCGCGCTCGTGGCGTTCGCCGCCGGCCGCGAGGGGCGCTCCCCGCCCGACACCGTCGCCGGCGTGACCATCGTGCTGGGCCTGTTCGCCACCGTCCTGGCGCTGCTGTGGGCGCTCACGGTCCCCCGGAGCCTCGTGACGCAGCTCTCGACGGCCACCTGGATCGACGGCCACCGCTGGCTCGTCGCGGCGCTCGCCCTCGTCATCCCCGCCGCCGCGGGCTGGTACGCCCGCGCTCAGCGGCTCATTTGA
- a CDS encoding DUF5798 family protein, translating to MGFGSTAKKVQKLADVADKTYDKINDLRDQLTELRGTVEETGDRVEKLERELEDQRALLEAIAEEHDVDVDGAAADAVIEDAEGEPVADERSSSSPRSASAHEDAAGASSSEPSVADAPEDAADAEESTGTSGADDAQSAGE from the coding sequence ATGGGATTCGGCAGCACCGCGAAGAAGGTCCAGAAGCTGGCCGACGTCGCGGACAAGACCTACGACAAGATCAACGATCTCCGCGACCAGCTGACGGAGCTTCGGGGGACGGTGGAGGAGACCGGTGACAGGGTGGAGAAACTCGAGCGCGAACTGGAGGACCAGCGCGCGCTCCTGGAGGCCATCGCCGAGGAGCACGACGTCGACGTCGACGGGGCCGCCGCTGACGCCGTCATCGAGGACGCCGAGGGTGAGCCAGTCGCCGATGAACGAAGCTCGTCGAGCCCTCGTTCGGCTTCGGCTCACGAGGACGCCGCTGGAGCAAGCTCCAGCGAGCCCTCCGTCGCTGACGCTCCGGAGGACGCCGCCGACGCCGAGGAGTCCACCGGCACGAGCGGCGCTGACGACGCGCAGTCCGCCGGAGAGTAG
- a CDS encoding CoA-binding protein, producing MPVDSDDELREILDHDTIAVVGCSTTEGKAAHEIPRYLQQQGYRVIPVNPFADEVLGERSYDSITDVPDDVDVVDVFRPSEEVPDIVDETLERDDVAAVWLQQGIRHDGAADRAEEAGLDVVQDRCMKVEHQRLAGGS from the coding sequence ATGCCCGTCGACTCCGACGACGAACTCCGCGAGATTCTCGACCACGACACGATCGCCGTGGTCGGGTGCTCGACGACGGAGGGGAAGGCCGCCCACGAGATTCCGCGCTACCTCCAGCAGCAGGGGTACCGCGTGATCCCGGTCAACCCCTTCGCCGACGAGGTGCTGGGCGAGCGGTCCTACGACTCGATCACGGACGTCCCCGACGACGTGGACGTGGTGGACGTGTTCCGGCCGAGCGAGGAGGTGCCCGACATCGTCGACGAGACGCTGGAGCGCGACGACGTGGCGGCCGTCTGGCTCCAGCAGGGCATCCGCCACGACGGCGCCGCGGACCGCGCCGAGGAGGCCGGCCTCGACGTGGTGCAGGACAGGTGCATGAAGGTCGAACACCAGCGGCTCGCCGGCGGTAGCTGA
- a CDS encoding RAD55 family ATPase, whose product MYELGARGVDGRVPPGTNVLVVGPPLTGKRRIARSIVDRGIEDGEAGVVLSTRDSAQQVRATYADGPGPLGVVDCVTSHIGGSADDTETVKYLSGPTDVRGIEQALSELLDHFYRDHGIDRTRIVVDSVTTLLLYSNLRRTYEIESSITSRVECIGGVGVHVAESTAHDEETLSTLRGLFDGVIETAVDGGVEASLPTE is encoded by the coding sequence ATGTACGAACTCGGAGCGCGAGGTGTCGACGGGAGAGTTCCGCCGGGGACGAACGTCCTCGTAGTGGGACCGCCGCTGACCGGCAAGCGACGCATCGCGCGATCGATCGTCGACCGCGGGATCGAAGACGGGGAGGCGGGCGTCGTCCTGTCGACGCGGGACAGCGCGCAGCAGGTGCGGGCGACCTACGCGGACGGCCCGGGCCCGCTCGGCGTCGTCGACTGCGTCACGAGCCACATCGGCGGGTCGGCCGACGACACGGAGACCGTCAAGTACCTGTCCGGACCCACCGACGTCCGGGGGATCGAGCAGGCCCTGTCCGAGCTGCTGGATCACTTCTACCGCGACCACGGGATCGACCGGACGCGCATCGTCGTCGACTCGGTGACGACGCTGCTTCTGTACTCGAACCTGCGCCGGACCTACGAGATCGAGTCGTCGATCACCTCGCGGGTGGAGTGCATCGGCGGCGTGGGGGTCCACGTCGCCGAGTCGACGGCCCACGACGAGGAGACGCTGTCGACGCTGCGCGGGCTCTTCGACGGCGTGATCGAGACGGCCGTCGACGGCGGCGTCGAGGCGTCGCTACCGACGGAGTGA
- a CDS encoding glycosyltransferase family 2 protein, with protein sequence MEIDIAMPTKESADVIEQTLERAAAAIDRSAASVNRLVVVDDESGDGTRELARGAAEAHGWDATVVSESAPLPVARRRAIDLVETEWFWFLDDDVRVRADYVERLLDAVAPAVGAVQGRKASRTEHPSDWLHQRSRRGGTHATLVRREAVADVEIPEDVAVLEDEYLRRWIESSGYAWFFHPHARFVHDCQDRHEIGWTEGYVGGKYGLQSLRTVAMNVPYAAATGRDPTPHLKRAAGWVAGSIVGDGDPPRPPGATVEVTERTPEESGGTAEGSDETAEPSGRTPEVAE encoded by the coding sequence ATGGAGATAGACATCGCGATGCCGACCAAGGAGTCGGCCGACGTCATCGAGCAGACACTCGAACGAGCAGCGGCGGCGATCGACCGGTCGGCGGCGTCGGTGAACCGGCTGGTCGTCGTGGACGACGAGAGCGGCGACGGGACCCGCGAACTGGCCCGCGGGGCCGCGGAGGCGCACGGCTGGGACGCGACCGTCGTCTCCGAGTCGGCGCCGCTCCCCGTGGCGCGCAGGCGGGCCATCGACCTCGTCGAGACGGAGTGGTTCTGGTTCCTCGACGACGACGTCCGCGTCCGGGCGGACTACGTCGAGCGACTGCTGGACGCCGTCGCGCCCGCGGTCGGCGCCGTCCAGGGGCGGAAGGCGTCCCGGACGGAGCACCCGAGCGACTGGCTCCACCAGCGATCGCGGCGGGGCGGGACGCACGCGACGCTCGTCCGCCGCGAGGCCGTGGCCGACGTCGAGATACCGGAAGACGTCGCCGTCCTCGAGGACGAGTACCTCCGCCGGTGGATCGAGTCCAGCGGATACGCGTGGTTCTTCCACCCGCACGCCCGCTTCGTCCACGACTGCCAGGACCGCCACGAGATCGGGTGGACCGAGGGGTACGTCGGCGGCAAGTACGGGCTCCAGTCGCTGCGGACCGTCGCGATGAACGTCCCCTACGCCGCCGCGACGGGCCGGGATCCGACGCCGCACCTGAAGCGCGCCGCCGGGTGGGTCGCCGGATCGATCGTCGGGGACGGCGACCCGCCGCGGCCGCCCGGGGCGACCGTCGAGGTGACCGAGCGGACCCCCGAGGAGTCGGGCGGAACCGCCGAGGGGTCGGACGAGACCGCGGAGCCGTCCGGGCGGACGCCGGAGGTGGCGGAATGA
- a CDS encoding alkaline phosphatase family protein, whose product MTTVVLGWDGLDHEVATSMDIADRFVPHHRDIETIDNPVLGEPHTQELWPSIVTGAHPAETGIRAATEDGGTDWDDPRIDRLSSAAAGIVPEDVRTRVGRWLRNRGAELDAYEPADYAERGLSTVFDGRSALPVAVPNYRTETDAALDVVYDRGAQLADYLTVEEGEDGEVHHDPSVPLPVLEQRIASEAASKLGVVETALHRGYDLIFVWLGYLDTVGHLAPTVGDDGWRRRHYEQAARWTADVRDLLGPDDVLIVTADHGLQDGEHSHSTFYGATDEAAVEGVESVLDVAAAVDAVTERSSGTDVAERRAGEVESVRSNLEDLGYI is encoded by the coding sequence ATGACGACGGTCGTCCTGGGCTGGGACGGCCTCGACCACGAGGTCGCAACGTCGATGGACATCGCCGACCGGTTCGTCCCACACCACCGCGATATCGAGACGATCGACAACCCGGTGCTGGGCGAGCCCCACACCCAAGAGCTGTGGCCCTCGATCGTCACGGGCGCCCACCCGGCAGAGACAGGGATCCGCGCGGCGACGGAGGACGGCGGCACCGACTGGGACGACCCGCGCATCGACAGGCTGTCGTCGGCGGCGGCCGGCATCGTCCCGGAGGACGTGCGGACGCGCGTCGGCCGGTGGCTCCGGAACCGCGGGGCCGAACTGGACGCCTACGAGCCGGCCGACTACGCGGAGCGCGGCCTGTCGACGGTCTTCGACGGCCGATCGGCGCTCCCGGTGGCCGTCCCGAACTACCGGACGGAGACGGACGCCGCACTGGACGTCGTCTACGACCGCGGCGCCCAGCTCGCCGACTACCTGACCGTCGAGGAGGGGGAGGACGGCGAGGTGCACCACGACCCGTCGGTGCCGCTGCCGGTCCTGGAGCAGCGGATCGCCTCGGAGGCGGCCTCGAAGCTCGGCGTCGTCGAGACGGCGCTGCACCGCGGGTACGACCTGATCTTCGTCTGGCTCGGCTACCTCGACACGGTCGGGCACCTCGCGCCGACCGTCGGCGACGACGGGTGGCGGCGGCGCCACTACGAGCAGGCAGCGCGGTGGACGGCGGACGTCCGGGACCTGCTCGGGCCCGACGACGTGCTGATCGTCACCGCGGACCACGGGCTTCAGGATGGCGAGCACAGCCACTCGACGTTCTACGGCGCGACCGACGAGGCGGCGGTCGAGGGCGTCGAGTCGGTCCTCGACGTCGCCGCGGCCGTCGACGCGGTCACCGAGCGGTCCTCGGGCACCGACGTCGCGGAGCGGCGGGCCGGCGAGGTCGAGTCGGTGCGGTCGAACCTCGAGGACCTCGGGTACATCTGA